The following coding sequences are from one Epilithonimonas vandammei window:
- a CDS encoding endonuclease produces the protein MLKKYLLLGFILPELLISQIPTDYYSGTDGLSGYQLKTKLHNIISNNNYNWHYDDLKTLYGQTDIDKYYDYDASNNTYLLDIYSNNPSGTTAYHYTLSNIISTANAEGLGWNREHMMPQSSFNSAYPMYSDLFFVVPTDARINQLRSNYPYGNAGSNIYYAFTNGSKQASNGTANATYTGRVYEPINEFKGDVARALLYFAVRYEGKLGGFNFSTNADPTKDQNPLDGTEEKAYENWYVAMLLNWHQSDPVSQREIDRNNAVYNLQKNRNPFIDHPEWVNMIWVQTPDTVAPSAPSQLLLERNSAYFVNLKWQANSEADILGYKIYRDGVLVGTSNTNSFSADHLSPSTTYNFTVKAYDNAYLESPQSNTLNVTTLDNDIFSKDLQIVKYLEGTGNNKAFEIANKTGHKVSLNGYKLNIQNKGTVYYFGEPFELEGDIDNNQSFVVINPNANFSCFSNSNAKFVTASPSLSFSGSQYVDLSYKSATVDAIGIKGQDNTNANRSLYRNSDIVNPTATFDIAEWTTYNTDYCQGLGMLSLNDILNQNAQFAIYPNPVGNQLNISGDLRKVKSLQIYDMTGKLVKDISNSLKNQYKSIDVSQLIPNTYILRIDGKSIKFIKK, from the coding sequence ATGCTGAAAAAATACTTGTTGCTGGGTTTTATTTTGCCTGAATTGTTAATATCTCAGATCCCAACAGATTACTACTCTGGAACGGATGGTTTGTCCGGATATCAGCTGAAGACCAAGTTACATAACATCATTTCTAACAATAATTACAATTGGCATTATGATGATCTCAAAACGCTTTACGGTCAGACCGATATTGATAAGTATTATGATTATGATGCCAGTAACAACACATATTTGCTAGATATCTATTCTAATAATCCTAGCGGAACAACGGCCTATCATTATACACTGAGTAATATTATCAGCACTGCCAATGCAGAAGGTCTTGGATGGAATCGTGAGCATATGATGCCACAAAGTTCGTTCAATAGTGCATATCCTATGTATTCCGATCTTTTTTTTGTAGTACCCACAGATGCAAGGATCAACCAGCTAAGAAGTAACTATCCTTATGGCAACGCAGGTTCTAATATTTATTATGCGTTTACGAATGGATCCAAACAGGCTTCTAACGGAACGGCGAATGCAACCTATACAGGAAGAGTTTATGAACCTATAAATGAGTTTAAAGGAGATGTGGCAAGAGCATTGTTATATTTTGCAGTAAGATACGAAGGTAAATTAGGTGGTTTTAATTTCAGTACCAATGCAGATCCTACTAAGGATCAGAATCCTCTAGACGGTACAGAAGAGAAAGCTTACGAAAACTGGTATGTAGCAATGTTATTAAATTGGCACCAGTCAGATCCGGTTTCGCAAAGGGAAATTGACCGGAATAATGCTGTTTATAATCTTCAAAAAAATAGAAATCCTTTTATAGATCATCCGGAATGGGTAAATATGATCTGGGTGCAGACGCCAGATACAGTTGCGCCCTCAGCGCCATCACAGTTACTTTTGGAAAGAAATTCCGCTTATTTTGTAAATCTCAAATGGCAAGCTAATTCTGAGGCTGATATTTTAGGATATAAAATCTATCGGGATGGTGTTTTGGTAGGGACTTCGAACACCAATTCATTTTCCGCAGATCACCTGTCGCCTTCGACAACCTATAATTTTACTGTCAAAGCTTATGATAACGCATATTTAGAAAGCCCGCAAAGTAATACTCTCAATGTAACCACTTTGGACAACGATATTTTTTCCAAAGATCTTCAAATCGTAAAATATCTCGAGGGTACTGGTAACAACAAAGCTTTTGAAATTGCTAATAAAACTGGTCATAAAGTTAGTCTGAATGGTTATAAATTAAACATCCAAAATAAAGGAACTGTTTATTATTTTGGCGAGCCATTCGAGTTAGAAGGAGATATAGATAATAATCAAAGCTTCGTTGTAATAAATCCTAATGCCAATTTTAGTTGCTTTTCTAACTCCAATGCAAAATTTGTCACTGCATCTCCTTCATTAAGCTTTTCCGGAAGTCAGTATGTTGATTTGTCTTACAAATCTGCCACTGTTGATGCCATTGGTATAAAAGGGCAGGACAATACCAATGCTAACAGATCACTCTACAGAAATTCTGATATCGTAAATCCAACAGCAACTTTCGATATTGCGGAATGGACGACGTATAATACGGATTATTGTCAGGGTTTGGGTATGTTATCCTTAAATGATATTTTAAATCAAAATGCTCAATTTGCAATTTATCCCAATCCTGTAGGGAATCAGTTGAATATCAGTGGGGACTTAAGAAAAGTAAAATCTTTGCAGATATATGATATGACAGGAAAACTGGTTAAGGATATCTCAAACTCCTTAAAAAATCAATATAAATCTATAGATGTCAGTCAATTAATTCCGAATACGTACATTTTAAGAATCGACGGAAAATCGATTAAGTTTATCAAAAAATAG
- a CDS encoding IS1380 family transposase, translating into MKFDLSFTNKEITPWGGMVFLKQMLDKIGFREQIEKCESLPVSLSNNSYKKEVLLESFITSIWCGANRFLHTEITRADKALGEIFDWRKTPAQDAYKRYFGKFTQHINQQVGHHFFSWFFQNLNLNYFTLDIDSSVITRYGEQEGAKKGYNPKKKGRNSHHPIIAFVNDVKMVANFWLRSGDTSSANNFVGFLEETLLNFGDKKVGLVRLDSGFFQKDIMDYLELKTLQYIIAAKFTHPIQHLIDQQDFWIKVDEGIEICDKYYQAKNWEKPRRIVIVRQKIAQRPNAAGRILSLFPEDEIHRNYRYSAYITNQEQSATDVWRTYRNRGDAENRIKELKADFGAESFNLKGFFPTEAALIFSMIAYNLMSIFRLFVLQEKTQKTLSTLRYRTFAIGAYFEKVGDTLKLKIALTKKRRKWFVGIWDYPIDLSQKISTA; encoded by the coding sequence ATGAAATTCGATCTATCCTTTACCAATAAAGAGATTACGCCTTGGGGAGGAATGGTGTTTTTAAAGCAAATGTTGGACAAAATCGGCTTTAGAGAGCAAATTGAAAAATGCGAATCTTTACCTGTGTCACTTTCCAATAATTCTTATAAAAAAGAAGTTTTGCTTGAATCTTTTATTACGAGTATTTGGTGTGGCGCCAATCGTTTTTTGCACACAGAAATTACCCGTGCAGATAAGGCTCTTGGGGAAATATTTGACTGGCGGAAAACCCCTGCTCAGGACGCATATAAACGCTATTTTGGCAAGTTTACACAACACATCAACCAGCAAGTTGGGCATCATTTTTTCAGTTGGTTTTTTCAGAATTTGAACCTCAATTATTTTACGTTAGACATTGATTCATCTGTAATTACTCGATACGGAGAGCAAGAGGGAGCAAAAAAAGGCTACAATCCTAAGAAAAAAGGAAGAAACAGCCATCATCCTATCATTGCATTTGTGAACGATGTAAAGATGGTCGCTAATTTTTGGCTCAGGAGCGGTGATACTTCTTCGGCAAATAATTTTGTAGGATTTTTAGAAGAAACACTCTTAAATTTTGGGGATAAAAAAGTAGGATTAGTTCGTTTGGATAGTGGTTTTTTCCAGAAAGACATTATGGATTATCTTGAATTAAAAACACTCCAATACATCATCGCTGCAAAATTTACTCACCCCATTCAACACTTGATAGACCAGCAAGATTTTTGGATAAAAGTTGATGAGGGCATCGAAATTTGCGACAAATATTATCAAGCAAAAAACTGGGAAAAGCCAAGAAGGATAGTCATTGTAAGGCAAAAAATAGCACAACGGCCGAATGCGGCAGGCCGAATATTAAGCCTGTTTCCGGAAGATGAAATTCATAGAAATTATCGCTATTCAGCCTATATTACCAACCAAGAACAATCGGCAACAGATGTTTGGAGAACGTACCGAAACAGAGGCGATGCAGAGAATAGAATCAAGGAATTAAAGGCAGATTTTGGAGCCGAAAGTTTTAACCTTAAAGGCTTTTTCCCTACAGAAGCTGCACTTATATTTTCGATGATTGCTTATAATCTGATGTCAATTTTCAGACTGTTTGTTCTTCAAGAAAAAACGCAGAAAACATTATCTACACTACGATATAGAACCTTTGCTATTGGAGCTTATTTTGAAAAAGTAGGTGACACACTCAAACTGAAGATTGCACTCACCAAAAAACGCAGAAAATGGTTCGTCGGAATTTGGGATTACCCCATAGACTTATCTCAAAAAATTTCAACTGCGTGA
- a CDS encoding metal-dependent transcriptional regulator yields MNSLTEENYLKALYHLINDNDEVSVNDLSRQLNIKMPSVNSMIKKFADKKWVKYESYKPIKLTESGKKEASLIVRKHRLTEMFLVEKMGFGWENVHEIAEQLEHIHSEVFFDKMDEILNYPKVDPHGEPIPDKDGNVIQPDFKKLSKCQENEIVELASVTTSSEEFLSFLNKRNLSLGTEIKVLQKEDFDHSIKVSYNGQEENFSKTVCDRLLVK; encoded by the coding sequence ATGAATTCCCTCACCGAAGAAAATTATCTGAAAGCGCTTTATCATCTTATTAATGATAATGATGAAGTTTCTGTAAATGACCTGAGCCGACAACTTAACATCAAAATGCCGTCTGTGAATAGTATGATAAAAAAATTTGCAGATAAAAAATGGGTAAAATATGAATCTTATAAACCTATCAAACTAACTGAATCCGGAAAGAAAGAAGCGTCGCTCATCGTAAGAAAACACCGATTGACAGAGATGTTTCTGGTAGAAAAGATGGGTTTTGGTTGGGAAAATGTCCACGAAATTGCAGAACAGTTAGAACACATTCATTCCGAAGTGTTTTTTGATAAAATGGACGAAATCCTGAATTACCCGAAAGTGGATCCGCACGGTGAACCTATTCCGGACAAAGATGGTAATGTAATCCAGCCCGATTTTAAAAAACTGAGTAAATGTCAGGAAAATGAAATAGTGGAACTGGCGTCTGTAACTACTTCTTCGGAAGAATTTCTCAGCTTTCTTAATAAAAGAAATCTAAGTCTAGGAACTGAAATCAAAGTTCTGCAAAAGGAAGATTTTGACCACTCAATAAAGGTTTCATACAATGGTCAGGAAGAGAATTTTAGTAAAACGGTCTGTGACAGGTTGTTAGTAAAATAA
- a CDS encoding type II toxin-antitoxin system Phd/YefM family antitoxin codes for MLIANISDFRKDIKTYLDKVSKNFETLIINRGKDKGIVVMSLEEYNSLMATNHELSSRKNETRLDSAIDKLKAGNTFSKDLIEE; via the coding sequence ATGCTTATTGCCAACATATCAGATTTCCGAAAAGACATTAAAACTTATCTTGACAAAGTTTCCAAAAACTTCGAAACATTAATTATTAATCGTGGGAAAGACAAAGGAATTGTTGTAATGTCTTTGGAAGAATACAATTCCTTGATGGCTACTAATCACGAATTATCCTCTAGGAAAAATGAAACCAGATTAGATTCAGCGATTGATAAGCTGAAGGCAGGAAACACATTTTCTAAAGATTTAATTGAAGAATAA
- a CDS encoding Txe/YoeB family addiction module toxin, producing MIYVFVDESWEDYLYWQNTDKKKLRKINELLKDIARNPFDGTGKPEPLKHKYSGFWSRRIDDEHRLIYKYEDNEIQIAKCRFHYD from the coding sequence ATGATATATGTTTTTGTGGATGAATCTTGGGAAGATTATCTCTATTGGCAAAATACAGATAAGAAAAAACTCAGAAAAATTAATGAATTGCTGAAAGATATCGCCAGAAATCCTTTTGACGGCACGGGAAAACCTGAACCTTTAAAACATAAATATTCGGGTTTTTGGTCAAGAAGAATTGATGACGAACATCGACTGATTTATAAATATGAAGATAATGAAATCCAAATTGCCAAGTGCAGGTTTCATTACGATTAA
- a CDS encoding threonine aldolase family protein has protein sequence MKKYSFKNDYSEGCHPNILEALIKTNLRHQNGYGYDDYCEEAKLLIKQKMNNDDADIHFVSGGTQANLLVISSILRPHESVISAETGHIFTNETGAIEATGHKVHGLATSDGKLKPEHIQSVLDLHTNKPHQVKQKLVYISNSTEIGTIYKKKELQELSEFCKTNDLYLFMDGARLGQALTSEINDLTLEDIANLTDVFYLGGTKNGALLGEAIIITNKKLKEEFGFHIKQKGAMLAKGRLLGIQFSELMKNELYFDLAKHSNVQAMKIKSAFQKKGFQFLSETFTNQIFPILSNSQIEKLAENFDFYIWKKVNEERSAIRIITSWATPDQIVDDFIININQL, from the coding sequence ATGAAGAAATATTCTTTCAAAAACGATTATTCGGAAGGTTGTCATCCTAATATTTTAGAAGCATTAATCAAAACAAATCTTAGGCATCAAAATGGTTACGGGTATGATGATTATTGTGAAGAAGCAAAACTGTTAATCAAACAAAAGATGAATAACGATGACGCCGACATTCATTTTGTAAGCGGTGGTACACAAGCCAACTTGCTTGTTATTTCTTCTATTCTCAGACCACACGAAAGCGTTATTTCTGCGGAAACAGGTCATATTTTCACCAATGAAACCGGCGCTATCGAAGCTACAGGACATAAAGTTCACGGATTGGCAACTTCGGATGGAAAACTAAAACCAGAACATATCCAGTCCGTTTTGGACTTGCATACCAATAAACCACATCAAGTCAAACAAAAATTGGTTTACATCTCCAATTCTACCGAAATAGGAACCATTTACAAAAAGAAAGAATTACAAGAACTGTCTGAATTTTGCAAAACCAATGATTTGTATCTTTTTATGGACGGTGCGAGATTAGGACAAGCTCTGACTTCAGAAATCAATGATTTGACTTTGGAAGATATCGCCAACTTGACGGACGTTTTTTACCTCGGAGGCACAAAGAATGGAGCACTTTTGGGCGAAGCGATTATCATTACCAATAAAAAACTCAAAGAAGAATTTGGATTTCATATCAAGCAGAAAGGCGCAATGCTGGCAAAAGGAAGACTGCTGGGCATTCAGTTTTCGGAACTGATGAAGAATGAACTGTATTTTGACCTAGCAAAACACTCCAACGTTCAGGCTATGAAAATCAAATCTGCATTTCAAAAAAAAGGTTTTCAATTCTTGTCAGAAACATTTACCAATCAGATTTTCCCGATTCTCAGCAACTCCCAAATCGAAAAGTTAGCTGAAAATTTTGATTTTTACATCTGGAAAAAAGTAAATGAAGAGCGTTCTGCTATTCGAATCATTACATCCTGGGCAACGCCGGATCAAATCGTAGATGATTTTATAATTAATATTAATCAGCTGTGA
- a CDS encoding S41 family peptidase: MKSVLFFFLLLFVFSCNSVRQNNLFLQKKIPASELREDVDFTYKKLKRFHPNLYWYISKPQLDKKFDSLKKIITEPLTPNQFYLKLSPVIASIKEGHLRLRTFPRQYSKSEQKELKTKKPLFAMMEYKIIDNRMFVTDNKQNFGNIKPGTEILKINNENISDLTQRYRRLFSSDGYNKTFQKYFINLTFFNYYTLENGFLDSAKLLTKLDNKVSEIIIRRQKKTEQELTKEKVQPKVTSFQKIQDYDLDSKSYNRSLKFLSSDSSIAYIKIKTFSATLSKAFYSESFSKIRKAGSVYLILDIRDNLGGSLSEINTLYSYLSDKKFTLIKVPEMTSKTSGMHQNYFRGQTVFSSIFMAIGYPFFLAGNGTWLLFSDRLKLEY, from the coding sequence ATGAAATCTGTTTTATTCTTTTTTTTATTGTTGTTTGTATTCTCCTGCAATTCTGTAAGGCAAAATAATTTGTTTTTACAAAAGAAAATACCAGCTTCCGAACTAAGAGAAGATGTAGACTTTACGTACAAAAAGCTTAAGAGATTTCACCCTAATCTTTATTGGTACATTTCCAAGCCGCAGCTGGACAAAAAATTTGACAGCCTGAAAAAAATCATAACCGAACCACTGACTCCTAATCAATTTTACCTAAAATTATCTCCTGTAATTGCAAGCATTAAGGAAGGACATCTCCGCCTGAGAACTTTTCCAAGACAGTATTCAAAGTCTGAGCAAAAAGAACTGAAGACTAAAAAACCTCTTTTTGCAATGATGGAATATAAAATTATCGACAACAGAATGTTTGTGACTGATAACAAACAGAATTTTGGAAATATAAAACCTGGCACCGAAATCCTTAAAATCAACAACGAAAATATTTCTGATCTTACGCAACGCTACAGAAGACTTTTTAGCTCGGACGGTTACAACAAAACCTTTCAGAAATATTTTATAAATCTAACATTTTTCAATTATTATACGCTGGAAAACGGGTTTCTAGACAGTGCAAAGCTCCTTACCAAATTGGATAATAAAGTATCTGAGATTATTATAAGGAGGCAGAAAAAAACGGAGCAGGAACTTACAAAGGAAAAAGTACAACCAAAGGTAACCTCTTTTCAGAAAATACAGGATTATGATTTGGACTCCAAAAGCTATAACAGAAGTCTGAAATTCTTATCAAGTGACAGCAGTATTGCCTATATCAAAATAAAAACATTTTCTGCAACACTTTCCAAAGCTTTTTATTCAGAGTCATTTTCTAAGATCAGAAAAGCAGGTTCTGTATATCTTATTCTGGATATCCGGGATAATCTTGGCGGGTCGCTTTCCGAGATAAACACACTATATTCTTACCTCTCAGATAAAAAATTCACCTTGATAAAAGTTCCGGAAATGACTTCCAAAACATCTGGAATGCATCAGAATTATTTCCGGGGACAAACTGTTTTTTCATCCATCTTTATGGCAATTGGCTACCCGTTTTTTCTGGCTGGGAATGGTACATGGCTGCTTTTTTCAGACAGGTTAAAATTGGAGTATTAA
- a CDS encoding transposase: MKKSRFTEPQIIRMLQSQQEGKKVAEICREYGISEQTFYNWKSKYGGMSLSELQRVKELEAENARLKRIVADQQISIDILKEVNSKKW; encoded by the coding sequence ATGAAAAAATCAAGATTTACGGAGCCTCAGATTATCAGGATGCTCCAGAGCCAGCAGGAAGGCAAGAAAGTGGCGGAGATCTGCCGGGAATACGGTATCTCCGAACAAACATTTTACAACTGGAAGAGCAAGTATGGAGGAATGAGTCTTTCGGAACTCCAGCGTGTCAAGGAACTTGAAGCGGAGAATGCCCGTCTCAAGCGCATTGTGGCGGACCAGCAGATTTCCATCGATATTTTAAAGGAGGTCAACTCAAAAAAGTGGTAA
- a CDS encoding IS3 family transposase: MVTPYQKERCIAYIREKRPEISYAKVCRVMGRSRTSKYYKKRMPEKDEKLREAITSILGTSRLGRKKVIVKVRKKYPGYGSSQIRRVYQKYGFSLYKRMKRKRFDNPANPIAVPLERNEEWAMDFMSDALARGSRFRTLNIVDQYNRKCLGIDARTSMPSRAVIHFLERMIEKHGKPKGIRTDNGPEFTSGLFQDWLDKNNIEWVKIQKGKPQQNAIIERFNKTYREDVLDANLFFSLQDVKDLTERWIEDYNYERPHEALDFKTPSEYEAA; this comes from the coding sequence GTGGTAACACCTTATCAGAAGGAGCGTTGTATTGCTTATATTCGGGAGAAAAGACCGGAGATAAGTTATGCTAAGGTGTGCCGCGTAATGGGACGCTCAAGAACCTCAAAATATTATAAAAAACGGATGCCCGAAAAAGATGAAAAACTTCGAGAAGCCATCACCTCGATATTGGGAACCAGCAGGCTGGGACGCAAGAAAGTCATCGTGAAGGTTCGTAAAAAGTACCCGGGGTACGGTTCTTCGCAAATCCGAAGGGTCTATCAGAAGTATGGTTTTTCGCTTTACAAAAGAATGAAAAGGAAACGGTTTGACAATCCTGCCAATCCCATCGCTGTACCTTTGGAGCGTAATGAGGAATGGGCAATGGACTTTATGAGTGACGCACTGGCGAGGGGATCCCGATTTCGAACGCTGAATATTGTTGATCAGTACAACAGAAAATGTCTGGGGATTGATGCGCGTACATCCATGCCGTCCAGAGCGGTCATCCATTTTTTGGAGCGCATGATTGAGAAGCACGGCAAGCCCAAGGGAATACGCACGGACAACGGCCCGGAGTTTACCTCGGGCCTTTTCCAGGATTGGCTGGATAAAAACAACATTGAATGGGTTAAAATCCAAAAAGGAAAGCCACAGCAGAATGCCATTATCGAGCGTTTCAACAAAACCTACAGAGAAGATGTGCTGGACGCCAACCTTTTTTTCTCCCTTCAGGATGTAAAAGACCTTACGGAACGCTGGATAGAAGACTACAATTATGAACGTCCGCACGAAGCACTGGACTTTAAAACCCCATCGGAATATGAGGCAGCATAA
- a CDS encoding S41 family peptidase, whose amino-acid sequence MKKLYLQTVKKVDHLPNYLLSFKKEHHYYFREFVSRPTRPKANAFKGKIYVLVNGASFSASSIISSKLKYEKRAVIVGEETGGANDGTVSGVNNTVTLPNSKLTLPIGLFLIRPNIQFENKGLGVIPNFYVDPDFANIRSSEDKILKWVLDDIDFRKSVNEKMNNP is encoded by the coding sequence ATGAAAAAACTATATTTACAAACTGTCAAAAAAGTAGACCACTTACCGAATTATCTTCTGTCATTTAAAAAAGAGCATCATTATTATTTCAGAGAGTTTGTATCAAGACCCACAAGACCAAAAGCAAATGCTTTCAAAGGAAAAATCTATGTGTTGGTAAATGGTGCCAGCTTTTCTGCATCATCCATCATTTCCTCAAAATTAAAATACGAGAAAAGAGCCGTAATAGTGGGCGAAGAAACCGGAGGTGCCAATGATGGTACAGTTTCAGGTGTGAATAATACCGTAACTTTGCCTAATTCAAAATTAACATTACCAATCGGGCTATTTCTTATACGTCCCAATATTCAATTTGAAAATAAAGGACTGGGTGTAATACCCAATTTTTATGTTGATCCTGACTTTGCTAACATCAGATCTTCCGAAGATAAAATTCTTAAATGGGTTTTAGATGATATTGATTTCAGAAAATCTGTCAATGAAAAAATGAACAATCCGTAA
- a CDS encoding TIGR01777 family oxidoreductase, which translates to MKKILISGATGLVGKKLSQKLYERGYNVEILVRSKKEKTNFKSYLWDYKNNFLEEGALEQTYIFIHLAGASISNRWTDSYKKEIYASRIDSAQFIFDQMKAKIIHPEAVISSSAVGFYGQITSDHIFSENDIPGEDFLGNVCRDWEMKAIQFQNIGSRVVQVRTATVLSEKGGALEVLRKPVDYNMGAVLGNGKQYFPWIHIDDLVNIYLKAVEDASMNGAYNASAPEFVNNEIFTKKLASHLGKKIILPNVPKFIIRTMLGEMSVIALEGSRISADKIQNSGFKFAYKTLEEALSDVL; encoded by the coding sequence ATGAAAAAAATTCTTATCAGTGGAGCAACCGGACTCGTTGGAAAAAAACTGTCACAAAAACTATACGAACGTGGCTATAATGTAGAGATCTTAGTACGGTCTAAAAAGGAAAAGACTAATTTTAAATCCTATCTCTGGGACTATAAAAATAATTTTCTGGAGGAAGGTGCTTTGGAACAAACATATATTTTTATTCATCTAGCCGGTGCGTCCATTAGCAACAGATGGACAGATTCCTATAAAAAAGAGATCTATGCCAGTAGAATAGATTCTGCTCAATTTATCTTTGATCAGATGAAGGCAAAAATTATTCATCCAGAAGCGGTCATTTCATCATCTGCAGTCGGATTTTACGGACAAATTACATCAGACCATATTTTTTCTGAAAATGATATTCCCGGTGAAGATTTTCTAGGCAATGTTTGCAGAGACTGGGAAATGAAAGCGATTCAGTTTCAGAATATCGGCAGTAGAGTAGTTCAGGTTCGTACGGCCACTGTACTTTCGGAAAAAGGTGGCGCTTTAGAAGTTCTAAGAAAACCGGTGGATTATAACATGGGAGCAGTATTAGGAAATGGCAAACAGTATTTTCCCTGGATTCATATTGATGACCTTGTGAATATTTATCTAAAAGCTGTAGAAGATGCTTCTATGAATGGCGCTTATAACGCTTCTGCACCAGAGTTTGTAAACAATGAAATCTTTACAAAAAAACTAGCTTCACACCTCGGGAAAAAAATAATTTTACCCAATGTTCCAAAATTTATAATAAGAACTATGCTTGGTGAGATGTCCGTGATTGCTTTGGAAGGTAGCCGTATTTCAGCTGATAAAATACAAAATTCAGGTTTCAAGTTCGCGTACAAAACACTGGAAGAAGCTCTTTCTGACGTCTTATAA
- a CDS encoding CvfB family protein has protein sequence MKPGQTQTLKISEKISSGFILKDEQGEKAFIQKIFADDSWDIDREVDVFVYQEEGNLKATTEKANAEIGEFAVMTCVQSLPSGAFMDWGIIKDLFIPYKQQKSKIVEGKRYLVYVYIDEASGLITGTTKFKRNPQYDHLPFQKGDKVDLIMMNESELGWNVVIDKKYIGLIYTSDIFKKLYPLSEESGYIKAIREDGKIDVTLQPEGFENVDEFKQKIIDKLNDSYGLLYLSDKSSPDEIKDELQMSKKNFKKAIGSLYKDKVIEILEDRIRLL, from the coding sequence ATGAAGCCAGGACAAACTCAGACACTCAAAATATCAGAAAAAATCTCTTCAGGATTCATTTTAAAAGATGAACAAGGCGAAAAAGCTTTTATTCAGAAAATTTTTGCAGATGACTCCTGGGATATAGACCGAGAAGTGGATGTTTTTGTATATCAGGAAGAAGGAAACCTGAAAGCTACCACAGAAAAAGCCAATGCAGAGATTGGCGAATTCGCTGTAATGACATGTGTCCAAAGTCTTCCTAGCGGTGCTTTTATGGATTGGGGAATTATAAAAGATCTATTTATCCCATACAAACAGCAGAAGTCTAAAATTGTAGAAGGTAAACGATATCTTGTCTATGTGTATATAGATGAAGCAAGCGGGCTTATTACAGGAACCACAAAATTTAAAAGGAATCCGCAGTACGATCATTTACCTTTCCAAAAAGGTGATAAAGTTGATCTTATTATGATGAATGAATCCGAGTTAGGGTGGAATGTTGTTATTGATAAAAAATACATCGGACTTATCTACACATCAGATATTTTTAAAAAACTTTATCCACTTTCCGAAGAGTCCGGCTACATCAAAGCTATTCGGGAAGATGGTAAAATAGATGTCACCTTGCAGCCGGAAGGCTTTGAAAATGTAGATGAGTTCAAACAAAAAATCATTGATAAGCTTAATGACAGTTACGGTTTACTTTATCTTTCCGATAAATCTTCTCCAGATGAGATAAAAGATGAATTGCAGATGAGTAAAAAGAATTTCAAAAAAGCTATCGGAAGTCTTTATAAAGATAAAGTTATCGAAATTCTGGAAGACAGAATCAGATTGCTATAA